A single genomic interval of Astyanax mexicanus isolate ESR-SI-001 chromosome 4, AstMex3_surface, whole genome shotgun sequence harbors:
- the LOC111189637 gene encoding alpha-amylase-like, whose translation MKLLILVTLLGLSSAQFSPNMKDGRTSLVHLFEWRWADIAAECERYLAPNGFGGVQISPPSESIVVTNPFHPWWQRYQPISYNLCSRSGKENELRDMITRCNNVGVNIYVDAVINHMCGSGGGAGTHSSCGTYFNANTKEFPSIPFTGWDFNDAKCNTGSGEIENYHDINQVRNCRLVGLLDLALEKDYVRGKVADYMNALIDMGVAGFRVDACKHMWPGDLSAVYGRLNNLNTKWFSGGSRPFIFQEVIDLGGEPITAAEYTGLGRVTEFKYGAKLGTVMRKWNGEKLSYLKNWGEGWGMMASDKALVFVDNHDNQRGHGAGGASIVTFWDARLYKMAVALMLAHPYGVTRVMSSFRWDRNIVNGQDQNDWMGPPSYGDGTTKPVPINADSTCGDGWVCEHRWRQIRNMVIFRNVVGGAVFANWWDNGSNQIAFGRGNRGFIVINNDDWTLDATLATGLPGGTYCDVISGQKEGGSCTGKQVTVGSDGKAYFKISNSEEDPFFAIHADSKL comes from the exons ATGAAGCTTCTGATTTTGGTAACTCTGCTCGGGCTGAGCTCGGCTCAGTTCAGCCCGAATATGAAGGATGGGAGAACTTCCCTCGTCCACCTGTTCGAATGGCGCTGGGCTGATATCGCAGCAGAGTGCGAGAGATACCTGGCACCCAACGGCTTTGGAGGAGTTCAG ATCTCTCCTCCAAGCGAGAGCATCGTGGTCACCAACCCCTTTCACCCATGGTGGCAGAGATACCAGCCAATCAGCTACAACCTGTGCTCCAGATCAGGAAAAGAGAACGAGCTGAGGGACATGATCACCAGATGCAACAATGTCGGG GTGAACATCTACGTAGATGCAGTCATCAACCACATGTGTGGATCAGGTGGTGGCGCTGGCACACACTCCAGCTGTGGCACTTATTTCAACGCCAACACCAAGGAGTTCCCATCAATTCCATTCACAGGCTGGGACTTCAACGATGCCAAGTGCAACACTGGCAGTGGAGAAATCGAGAACTATCATGATATTAATCAG GTGAGAAACTGTCGTCTGGTTGGTCTTCTGGACCTGGCCTTGGAGAAAGACTACGTTCGTGGTAAGGTGGCCGATTACATGAACGCTCTTATCGACATGGGCGTGGCCGGGTTCAGAGTGGACGCCTGCAAGCACATGTGGCCTGGAGATCTCAGCGCTGTTTACGGACGCCTCAATAACCTCAACACCAAATGGTTCTCAGGTGGTTCCAGACCCTTCATCTTCCAAGAG GTTATTGATCTCGGTGgtgagccaatcacagctgctgagtACACTGGACTGGGCAGAGTGACCGAGTTCAAGTATGGCGCCAAGCTGGGAACCGTTATGCGTAAATGGAACGGAGAAAAGCTTTCCTACCTTAA GAACTGGGGTGAGGGATGGGGAATGATGGCCTCAGATAAAGCCCTGGTGTTCGTTGATAACCACGATAATCAGCGAGGCCATGGAGCTGGAGGAGCATCCATCGTCACATTCTGGGATGCCAG GCTTTACAAGATGGCTGTTGCTCTGATGTTGGCCCATCCCTACGGAGTGACCAGAGTGATGTCCAGTTTCCGTTGGGACCGTAACATCGTCAACGGCCAG GATCAGAACGACTGGATGGGACCACCCAGCTACGGCGACGGCACAACCAAGCCTGTGCCCATCAATGCAGACAGTACCTGTGGAGACGGCTGGGTCTGTGAGCACAGGTGGCGTCAGATCAG GAACATGGTGATTTTCCGAAATGTGGTTGGAGGAGCGGTGTTCGCCAACTGGTGGGACAATGGCAGTAATCAGATCGCTTTCGGCCGCGGTAACCGCGGTTTCATCGTCATCAACAACGACGACTG GACCCTGGACGCCACCCTGGCCACCGGCCTGCCTGGAGGAACCTACTGTGATGTCATTTCCGGTCAGAAGGAGGGAGGTAGTTGCACTGGAAAGCAGGTGACGGTTGGAAGTGACGGAAAGGCCTATTTCAAAATCAGCAACTCGGAAGAAGATCCATTTTTTGCCATCCATGCTGACTCCAAACTGTAA
- the LOC111191995 gene encoding alpha-amylase-like has product MKLLILVTLLGLSSAQFSPNMKDGRTSLVHLFEWRWADIAAECERYLAPNGFGGVQISPPSESIVVTNPFHPWWQRYQPISYNLCSRSGNENELRDMITRCNNVGVNIYVDAVINHMCGSGGGAGTHSSCGTYFNANTKEFPSIPFTGWDFNDAKCNTGSGEIENYNDINQVRNCRLVGLLDLALEKDYVRGKVADYMNALIDMGVAGFRVDACKHMWPGDLSAVYGRLNNLNTKWFSGGSRPFIFQEVIDLGGEPITAAEYTGLGRVTEFKYGAKLGTVMRKWNGEKLSYLKNWGEGWGMMASDKALVFVDNHDNQRGHGAGGASIVTFWDARLYKMAVALMLAHPYGVTRVMSSFRWDRNIVNGQDQNDWMGPPSYGDGTTKPVPINADSTCGDGWVCEHRWRQIRNMVIFRNVVGGAVFANWWDNGSNQIAFGRGNRGFIVINNDDWTLDATLATGLPGGTYCDVISGQKEGGSCTGKQVTVGSDGKAYFKISNSEEDPFFAIHADSKL; this is encoded by the exons ATGAAGCTTCTGATTTTGGTAACTCTGCTCGGGCTGAGCTCGGCTCAGTTCAGCCCGAATATGAAGGATGGAAGAACTTCCCTCGTCCACCTGTTCGAATGGCGCTGGGCTGATATCGCAGCAGAGTGCGAGAGATACCTGGCACCCAACGGCTTTGGAGGAGTTCAG ATCTCTCCTCCAAGCGAGAGCATCGTGGTCACCAACCCATTTCACCCATGGTGGCAGAGATACCAGCCAATCAGCTACAACCTGTGCTCCAGATCAGGAAATGAGAACGAGCTGAGGGACATGATCACCAGATGCAACAATGTCGGG GTGAACATCTACGTAGATGCAGTCATCAACCACATGTGTGGATCAGGTGGTGGCGCTGGCACACACTCCAGCTGTGGCACTTATTTCAACGCCAACACCAAGGAGTTCCCATCAATTCCATTCACAGGCTGGGACTTCAACGATGCCAAGTGCAACACTGGCAGTGGAGAAATCGAGAACTATAACGATATTAATCAG GTGAGAAACTGCCGTCTGGTTGGTCTTCTGGACCTGGCCTTGGAGAAAGACTACGTTCGTGGTAAGGTGGCCGATTACATGAACGCTCTTATCGACATGGGCGTGGCCGGGTTCAGAGTGGACGCCTGCAAGCACATGTGGCCTGGAGATCTCAGCGCCGTTTACGGACGCCTCAATAACCTCAACACCAAATGGTTCTCAGGTGGTTCCAGACCCTTCATCTTCCAAGAG GTTATTGATCTCGGTGgtgagccaatcacagctgctgagtACACTGGACTGGGCAGAGTGACCGAGTTCAAGTATGGCGCCAAGCTGGGAACCGTTATGCGTAAATGGAACGGAGAAAAGCTTTCCTACCTTAA GAACTGGGGTGAGGGATGGGGAATGATGGCCTCAGATAAAGCCCTGGTGTTCGTTGATAACCACGATAATCAGCGAGGCCATGGAGCTGGAGGAGCATCCATCGTCACATTCTGGGATGCCAG GCTTTACAAGATGGCTGTTGCTTTGATGTTGGCCCATCCCTACGGAGTGACCAGAGTGATGTCCAGTTTCCGTTGGGACCGTAACATCGTCAACGGCCAG GATCAGAACGACTGGATGGGACCACCCAGCTACGGCGACGGCACAACCAAGCCTGTGCCCATCAATGCAGACAGTACCTGTGGAGACGGCTGGGTCTGTGAGCACAGGTGGCGTCAGATCAG GAACATGGTGATTTTCCGAAATGTGGTTGGAGGAGCGGTGTTCGCCAACTGGTGGGACAACGGCAGTAATCAGATCGCTTTCGGCCGCGGTAACCGCGGTTTCATCGTCATTAACAACGACGACTG GACCCTGGACGCCACCCTGGCCACCGGCCTGCCTGGAGGAACCTACTGTGATGTCATTTCCGGTCAGAAGGAGGGAGGTAGTTGCACTGGAAAGCAGGTGACGGTTGGAAGTGACGGAAAGGCCTATTTCAAAATCAGCAACTCGGAAGAAGATCCATTTTTTGCCATCCATGCTGACTCCAAACTGTAA